The following proteins are co-located in the Leptospira limi genome:
- a CDS encoding HDOD domain-containing protein, translating into MSIPPLMTFQEDFLSGKLITKEYVHFSEIDCPELDIWIGRVVRSISLEFLHEILFTILSELLVNGCKANGKRVFFSEQGLDLWDEKDYARGISLYKEEFGHHRKRVFSSLEKSNYSISLSTMYKEDFIEFRVRNNAKILPEEKNRIVRRVQASTKYRNINDAYRESVDNEESSGLGIVLIHILLRNSGIPNQFFELVTGEDYTEVIIRIPKQLIPKDSQSRIKDLLIREVNSLPPLPAQINKLITIAKKKDVTFQEIATEAEKDPAIAAEIIKIANSPLFGVHKSIVSVVEGVKRIGLKNLESIFLALGAKKILNSRYAKQVLVWTHSFKTSMYVKFLLEEKRKHFQLLESATIAALLHDLGRMVLLSLDLSQVNQIRVLRSDDNTEISEWVEEYTVGTTHSEIGYLISDKWHFPEEILDVIRFHHKPWQCKSRNNILCQIIYLADILSNIGKGKGNYFTVEPEVLDYFEIHSEKEFREMQDRFKVKFEEHREEYQNLFI; encoded by the coding sequence ATGTCGATTCCCCCACTCATGACATTCCAGGAGGACTTTCTCTCTGGAAAATTGATCACCAAAGAATATGTCCATTTTTCGGAAATCGACTGTCCGGAATTGGACATTTGGATTGGTCGAGTGGTTAGGAGTATTTCTCTGGAATTCCTCCATGAGATTTTATTCACCATCCTAAGCGAACTTTTAGTGAATGGTTGTAAAGCCAATGGGAAACGTGTTTTTTTCTCAGAACAAGGGTTAGACTTATGGGATGAAAAAGATTATGCAAGAGGGATTAGTCTTTATAAGGAAGAATTTGGTCACCATCGCAAACGAGTCTTTTCATCTTTAGAAAAATCAAATTATTCTATCTCTCTTAGTACAATGTACAAAGAGGATTTTATTGAGTTTCGAGTTCGCAATAATGCAAAAATCCTACCAGAAGAAAAAAATCGAATCGTTAGAAGGGTCCAAGCTTCAACAAAGTATAGAAATATCAATGATGCTTACCGAGAATCCGTAGACAATGAGGAAAGTTCTGGTCTTGGCATTGTATTAATTCATATCCTACTTCGTAATTCAGGAATACCGAACCAATTTTTCGAATTGGTAACAGGTGAAGACTATACGGAAGTGATCATTCGTATTCCCAAACAATTGATCCCAAAAGATAGCCAATCACGCATCAAAGACCTTTTGATCCGAGAAGTAAATTCACTTCCGCCATTGCCAGCTCAAATTAATAAATTAATCACGATTGCAAAAAAGAAAGATGTTACTTTCCAAGAAATTGCGACTGAAGCTGAAAAAGACCCAGCGATCGCGGCTGAAATCATCAAAATTGCAAATTCACCATTATTTGGAGTCCATAAATCTATTGTTTCTGTTGTTGAAGGAGTGAAACGAATTGGTCTAAAAAACCTGGAGTCAATCTTTTTGGCCTTGGGTGCCAAAAAAATACTTAACTCTCGTTATGCGAAACAAGTTCTAGTTTGGACTCACTCTTTCAAAACTTCTATGTATGTGAAATTTTTATTAGAAGAAAAGCGAAAACACTTCCAACTTTTAGAATCTGCAACAATCGCTGCCCTACTACATGATTTAGGAAGAATGGTTCTCTTATCCCTTGATTTAAGCCAAGTGAATCAGATCCGAGTCTTGAGAAGCGACGATAATACGGAAATTTCGGAATGGGTTGAAGAATACACGGTTGGAACAACTCATTCGGAGATTGGTTATTTAATTTCTGACAAATGGCATTTCCCTGAAGAAATTTTAGACGTAATTCGTTTCCATCACAAACCTTGGCAGTGTAAATCAAGAAATAACATTTTATGCCAAATCATATACTTGGCAGACATCCTGTCAAATATCGGCAAAGGAAAAGGGAATTACTTTACTGTTGAACCAGAAGTTTTGGATTATTTTGAAATTCACTCAGAAAAAGAATTTCGAGAAATGCAAGATCGTTTTAAAGTAAAATTTGAGGAACATAGAGAAGAATACCAAAATCTCTTTATTTAA